One Intestinimonas butyriciproducens genomic window, ATTCCTGCCCATCACCCTGGAAAAGGGAGCCACGTCCAGAGGCTTCTCCTATTTCAACGCAGCCAATGTGCTGGGCAACTTCCTCACCCCTTACCTGATCACCTCCACGGTGGCGCGGATGGGCGGTACCATCTATACCCGCTATGTCTTGAGCGCGGTGATCTGCACGGCCCTGTCCATCTTTGCGATTGCCACCCAGAAGCTGAAAGGGACCGAGAAGATCGCAGACTAAAAATCAAAATCTGCGGCAGGGGCTTGCGCCCCGCCGCAGATTTGATATGGGAAGGATGCTGTTTATAGCTGGGGAAAAATCGTTTCTCCGCGGTTACTCCATGGTGCTCCATTCTTTTTTGATGTATTGGATCTATGGCACCCTGATCGGCGGGGGACTAAGCGTTCTTGCTGCGCAGTACTGCGGTATGACCGGACTGAACTCCAATCTTGTCACTTCCGTCAACACCGTGGGCGGATTCCTCTCCGTGGCAATGACTTTTCTGATCGGACGCTGGGTCATCGCCAGGGGAGTGCGGGGGATTACCGCCTTTAGCTGCATCGGCGCGGCGGTTGGACTGTGTATTCTAGGGAATGGGACGAGCCTGGGAATCTATATCCTCTGGTCCGTGGTCAGTCAGGGCCTGTATAACGGTTACAGCTTTACCGCTACCAACGCACGGATTGCCAACTGGTTCCCCCGAAAAAAGGGCTGGGTCATGGGGATCACCATCGCCGGTATGATGGCGGCCTCCTTTACCTCTGTTCTGTTCATCACGGTGTACAGCCCCAAGATCGGATTTACCAATGTCTGCTATTTCCTGGCGGCCGTAATTGCCATGCTGGGCGTCGTATCCCTGAAATGGATCGTCGATACCCCTGAACAGTGCGGCCTCCTGCCGGACAATATGCCTCTGACGGAGCGGGAACAACAGGAGTTCGGCGGCGGGACGGCCCGCCAGGACTGGACGGCACGGAACCTGATATGTTGCAAAGACGGACTGTGCTATATCGTGGGTTTTGGTCTGCTGTTTATCGCCACCACCGGCGGCATTACCGCCTTTGTCCCCTATATGTTGGAGCGGGGGTATTCTCAGGTGGACGCCGTGGGGCTGATGTCTCTGACCAGTCTGTTTTCATTGGCCGGCAGCTTTATCATGGGGGTGCTGGACACCAGGCTTGGAACCAAGAAGGCCAGTCTGATTTTTGCCGCGCTCTATGTGATAGGCTATTCAGGGGCCTTTGCCCTGACGGGCATCGACAAACTGTTCCTGTTGCCCCTCTGGCTGGCTATGGCCAGTGGTGGGGCCAACGCCAACCTGATGGCTTCCACTCTGGTCAGCCAGTATGGGCGGGCCAACTATGCCAGCGTGTGGTCCGTCCTGTTTACTGGCGCCAGCCTGATCCGGAACCTATGCTATCTGCTGATCGGTGCCATTGCATCCCTGTCCGGGACCTACGCCAGGGTCTATCTGTTTTGGGGGATCATTTCAGCGTTCAGTTTTGTGCTGTTGGCGGTATCCAATTTCAAATATCGTCCCGTGCCGCAAAACTAATATTACTGATATTTACAATAATAGAAAGTCCACCGGCACGGACGTCAGCTTCCGTGCCGGTGGGCTTTTTCGTTATCTCTTGACATACTGGCGCAGGGTCCCGATACGCTCAATTCGGATCTCCACCGTGTCCCCGTCGGCGAGATAGGGCAGCGTGCCCCCGCGCTCAGCCAGGCAGCCGCCGCCCACGGTGCCCAGGCCGATCACATCGCCTGGGACTGCCGTGCAGTCCTGGGTTATCACTTCAAACAGCTGAGGGATGGTCCAGTACATCGTTCCTGTGGAAGAATCCGTGGTCTGCTTTCCATTGACAAAGACATCCACCTTCAGGTCCAGCCGGCCGTCGTTCCACCGGTCCATGACTTCGTCCATGGTGACGATCCATGGACCGAGCCCTGCGGCAAAGTCTTTGCTCTTATGCATCCCCAGGAAACCCACTTCCTGGCCGCCCGCTGCCCGATCCGTCCAGTCGTTGTACACGGTGACGCCGAACAGATGCTCCAACGTGTGCTCTGCGGTGACGTTGCGGCCGGACTTTCCTACCACCAGAGCCAGCTCAGCTTCGTAGTCCAGGGTGACGGAACCGGCTTTACGAGAGATGACAGCCTCAGGCCCGGTGAGGCCATTGGGATTTTCATAGAAGTAAATGGGCCGCTCATACCAGATGGGAGGAGTGGTGTGGCCGTTGCTTTTGCTGGTGCCGTTGGAATGGGCCTCAAACAGGCTGGAGTCCCGGAGGGATGCCGGATGCAGAATGGGCGGGCAGAGAGAGACCTCACACAGCGGCAGGGTTTCCTGCTTTGCTCCGCTGTCCAGAGCTGCCTGGATGGCGGCAACGGGGGCGTCAAAACGGCGGAGCAGCGCGCCGATGTCTGAGATCGGACTGGAGCGGCAGTTCAGCAGAACCGTCAGATCAAGCACCTCGTCGTCCAGCTTCATACCGGCCCGAGGACCAAAGAATTTGTATTGATAAGTCAGCAGTTCCATTGAAAAACATCCTTTCCTTGAGGGGGAAGAAGCGACGTTCACCCCGCTTTTGAACAGGTCCTGTATGGTCTGTAAAATGATTCTATCAGTGTGCTAAAATGAAGTAAAGCGCGGATTCCACACGCTGATGTGCACAAAAGTTTCATTGCGGCGGCGGCTGCGTTTGGCGTCTGTGAGCGGTAGTCGGGCAGAAGGGGTCTGGCTCCATGAGACACATTAGGCGATGCATGGGGCTGGGAAACGTCGTGCGTCCTCATTTTCAAAAGAGTTGGCGGCGGGGATCGGTCTGTATGCCCGCGGTATATGGGAGACAGTTTGGAGGGAAAGAGAAATGGGTTGTATCCTGAGGGCCGATCTTTTATAATTATAAATACCATAAAAAACGGCGGCGCAGCCGTCGAGCCGCCAAACCGTCACCCTCCTTGCGCATCGGGGATTTAAAAGTAGATACAGAATAAGGATTGAAGAAGATGACAGAAAGGCGGCCGCCGGACAGACAGACCATCCTGATCGCCGATGACTCTGAGATAAAACGCGCCATTCCGGCGGACATGCTTGGGAAAGGAATGTGAGATCATCGAGGCCGCGAACGGTATGCGGGCTTTGGAAACCATCCGGGAGCGGAACATGGAGATTGACCTGATGCTGTTGGACATCATAATGCCGGAGCTGGACGGATTTAAAGTCCTGGAAGTCATGAACCAGTGGCGCTGGATCGTAAGTATTCCGGTCATCATGATATCGGCGGAGAGCGTCACCTCCTTTGTGGAACGCGCCTATGAGCTTGGCGTGAGCGATTACATCAGCCGTCCCTTTGACGCGCTGATCGTACGCCGGCGGGTGGTCAACACCCTTATGCTCTATGCCAAACAGAAGCTGATGCCGGAAGAGTTTGAGGTGATGAAGAACCATGCCACGGTAGGAGCCGCCATGCTGAAGGCGCTCCCGGCCTATCAGGACGAGGCGCTGGTCAAGGTGGCCTATGAAACCTGTCGCTGGCACCATGAGAGGTATGACGGGCGGGGCTATCCCGATGGCCTGCGGGGCGAAGACATTCCGATTTCCGCCCAGATCGTGTCCCTGGCGGACATCTATGACGCGCTGACCAGCGAGCGGCGCTATAAGGCGGCGCTTCCGCATGAAAAGGCGGTACGGATGATTCTGGATGGGGCGTGCGGCGCGTTTCACCCGCTCCTGATAGAGTGCCTGACAGAAATCGCGGAGCGGATTCCGGCGGAGCTCAGGCCGAGAAAAGCGCGCAGGCAGAGTGAGATGCAGATGTATAACGTAGTGGAGGAACTGCTGAAACAAAAAGATCTGGGGATTTCCGGGCGCGCTTTGCGTCTGGCCGAACAGGAATGGGAAAAGATACAGTTTTTCGCCTCCAAGGCGGAGGAGGTCCGGAAGGCTGTGGAGCGGACAGTAGTAAAGGAATATCTGGGACTTGGACTTTCCATCAGCATTGGGGGCGTTCATTCCGTCCGTCTCATGGTGGAGGCAGTGAAAAGGGCGGATCAACGAATGTATGCGGCAAAGACAAAGAGGCGCGGCGCGCCGGCGGGTGGCAGGTGAGCGCGCAGAAAGGAGTGGGATATGCTACGCGGAGATGGGAGCCGATTATGCGGAGGTGCTGGAGCGCTTGAGGGATGAACGACTCATCCGGAGATATGTCCTGCGGTTCCCGGATGACCCCAGTTATGACGCACTTTGCCGGGCGATGTCCGGAGGCAGAGTGGAGGAGGCATTCCTTGCGGCGCATACGCTCAAGGGGATCACGCAGAGCCTGGGATTCGGCGGGCTGTGTACATCCGCTTCGGCGCTGACCGAGGCGCTGCGGAACGGAGCGCGGGCGGAGGCGGACCGCCTGCTGCAATCGGTAACAGCGGATTACCGCCGAATCGTGGACAGTATTCTCCGGTTTCAGGGTGAAGACGGTGTTGGCGGCACGGCAGAGGATATACAGGCTGCCAGGAACTCCGGTATGGACAACACGTCGCAAAGCCGCTGGACCTGAGGTGCCTGAACGAGGTCATGAGCAAATGGTTGGGAGGTACCGGAGAACTCGTGCTGAGCGCATCCATCTGGTGGCGGATGAGGACCCGGCGTACAGAACGCAGGTCCGAAGGACATTTGATGGGCGATATCGGATCGCAGAGGCGGCCGACAGCGATGCGGCCTTGGAGGATATCGAGCGGTATGAGGGAAGGTTGGCCGCCGTCATTTTAAGCCTGACGATTCCGGGGCCTGGGGACTTTCCCGTGCTGAAAGCCCTCCAAAGAGAAAAGAAGTTTTGGGATGTGCCCATTATTGCCACCGCCCCCACAGACGACCCGATGGAGGAGACGGCGCTGGAAATGGGCGCGGACGAATTCATCGGGAAACCCCACTCCCAGAAGAAGCTCCTGCTGCGGACCATTCGGGCTGTAAAAAGCGCCTCCTCACAAGCGCGGGAGCATCTTTTGCGGCAGGAGGCCCATCAGGATTATCTGACCGGGCTGCTTAACCGCCGCGGGTTGCTCGACGCTGTGCAGGGGCTGTGCGAGGGAGACATGCCGGCAGCGCTCTACCTCTTTGATCTGGATGACCTGAAACGGATCAACGATATGCTGGGTCACATGGAGGGAGACAGGATGATCCGGCAATTTGGGGCGCTGCTTCGCGCCCACACACGGGCCAGCGATATCGTGGCGCGGTTCGGCGGAGATGAATTTGTGGTCGTCATGCGTCAGATGCGCGGAGAGGAGAGCGCCCTGGAAAAAGGGGAGAAGATCTGTCGCGCATTCCGGGAGGCTGTGTTTGCAGAGCATACCACTGTAACGTGTACGGCGGGAGTCGTGTTGTGCGAGGCATCAAAATCCGTATATGAGATGATTGGACGAGCAGACCAGGCGCTCTATCGTGCGAAGAACAGCGCCAAGGGCACTTGTCAGCTATGGAAAGAGTGAGAGAAGTGAACGTGAGTATGAGCGCGGTGGAAACTGCGCGGGAGTTTTGCAGGGCTTGGTTCGAAAAGCTGGACCTGGATGAAGTGATTGCATTTTTAGCGGAGGATAATTCACAGCCATGGGCAACCGGATGTCCGCCGTGATCGATGCGGCGAATTTTGCGGAGATCCTGGAGAAGGTGCGTATTCAACCGGAGGACCATCCCCATTGTCGCTATGACGGCCAACGCCTTTGCGGAAGACGTTCAAGCCGCGCTGGAGGCCGGAATGAATGCGCACGCCGCCAAGCCGACCGACATGCGCGCGCTGTGCGCGACCCTGCTGAGCCTGATCAAACGGGCCTGATGAAAGTGAGCAGGGCAAGAGAAGGGAGAGATGTGATATGGATATGTTGGAACTGATAAAATCCCGCCGGTCAACAAGAAAATTCCTGAGCAGACCGGTGGAAGAGGAAAAAATAGACGCCATTATCGAAGCGGGCCGATATGCGCCCAGCGGGGGAAACAACCAGAGCTGTCACTTTGTTGTGGTAGAGGACGGGGAGAAGCTCAACGAACTTGCTGAACTGGTCCAGAGGGAATTCAGCGGCATGGAATACGATGCACACACCTATGCGTCCCTGGTGACTTCTATCCAGAGATCGAAACAGGGAAACTATACTTTTCATTACCATGCGCCGCTGCTGATCATCGTCACCAATCAAAAGGGCTATGGAAACGCGGTGGCGGACAGCGCCTGTGCGATAGAGAATATGATGCTGATGGCAAACGGCCTGGACCTGGGAAGCTGCTGGATCAATCAGCTCCGGTGGTTGGATGAAAACGCTGCGCTCCGGACATTTTTGAAGAACTTCCAGATTGGGGAGGCGGAGACTGTCTGCGGCTCTGTGGCGATCGGATATGCAGATACAGAGGACGGCCTTCCGCCGCGCACACCGCTGAGAAGGAAAGGAAATTCGGTAACCTGGATCCGGTAGACAGGGGCGCGGGAACGGCAGACCGGGCCCGCATTTGGGACTCACTCACAATCTGGAGCGGTTATGCCGCCCGCCGCAGTCCGCTGAGAAATGCAGCGTGGGCCCCGGTCACGCTTTGAGTGTTGCGGAAAGTGCGGCACATATGTTACCATAGGAGAAAAGATGACGTGCCGCAGTGTGTCCGATACAGGGAGGGGGCGCGTCGTTTGGACGTATATTTCAAAGATGAGGAGGAACTGCAATGAGGCAGGATATGATCCTGGTGTTGGATTTGGGCAGCGAGGAGAACCCCCGTTTGGCCCGGGAGATTCGCGCTCTGGGCGTTTATAGCGAGATCCACCCCCATGACATCACACTGGAGGAGCTCAAAGCCCTCCCAAATGTGAGGGGAATCATCCTCAACGGCGGGGCAAACCGTGTGGTGGACGGGGTAGAGATCGACGTCAGCAAGGATATCTATAACTATGAGGTGCCCGTCCTCCTGGCCGATCACAAGGGGGACAAGCCCTGGCCGGAGGATGCGCAGGAGAGGAAAGAAGCGCTTTCCAACTTTGTTTTTGGCATCTGCGGTGCCCAGCCCAACTGGAACATGGACAATTTCATTGCTGACCAGATAGAGCTGATTCGGCAGCAGGTAGGGGATAGGCGGGTCCTGCTGGCGCTTTCCGGCGGGGTGGACTCCTCCGTGGTGGCGGCCCTCCTGATCAAGGCGATCGGGAAACAGCTCACCTGTGTCCACGTGAACCACGGACTGCTACGGAAAGGTGAGCCGGAGCAGGTGGTGGAAGTATTCCGGCACCAGATGGATGCCAATCTGGTCTATGTTGATGCCGTGGACCGCTTCCTGGACAAGCTGGCCGGAGTAGATGATCCGGAGCAGAAGCGGAAGATCATCGGGGCGGAATTCATCCGTGTCTTTGAGGAGGAGGCCCGAAAGCTGGAGGGGATCGACTTCCTCGCGCAGGGGACGATTTATCCTGACATCATTGAATCCGGGACCAAGACGGTGAAGGCGGTCAAATCCCATCATAACGTGGGCGGTCTTCCTGAGGACCTGGGATTCCAGCTGGTGGAGCCACTGAAAATGCTCTTTAAGGACGAAGTGCGCGCATGCGGCAAGGCGTTGGGCCTGCCGGACAGTATGGTGTACCGGCAGCCGTTCCCCGGACCCGGCTTGGGTGTGCGCTGCCTGGGCGCCATCACCCGGGACCGGCTGGAGGCCGTCCGGGAGTCTGACGCCATCCTCCGGGAGGAGTTCGCCAAGAACGGCCTGGAGGGCAAGGTGTGGCAATACTTCACCGCCATCCCCGACATCAAGTCCGTGGGCGTGCGGGACAACAAGCGCGCCGACGAGTGGTGCGTCATCATCCGCGCCGTCAACACGGTGGATGCCATGACCGCCACTGTGGAGAACGTGCCATTTGACCTGCTTCGGCATATCACCCAGCGAATCACCGACGAGGTGAAGGGCGTCAACCGCGTCCTTTTCGACCTGACGCCGAAGCCCACGGGGACCATTGAGTGGGAATAGAGTTCTTGACACGGTGAAAACCACGATTTGCCAAGACGTCCAATCAAGCCAAACGAGGCGGCCTGATCTTTAAGATCAAGCCGCCTCGTTTGATTTTACGTATGACAGTCGGAGAGAAAAAGGCGGAAAGGGGTGGGAGCCGTCAAATTTGACAACAAAGATGGATAGCCTCCCGCATCTTGCCTGCGAACGCATCATGAGAATCCAAGGTCCGTTTCCATTTCTGACCACAGATCCAAAGCATTTCGACCGCTGTCTCGGCAAGCGGCGCCAGGTGCGCAGTTTCGGGGGAGGAGAGAATCACCGCTGTCAGTTTCCGGCGGAATTGGGCGTTGCTTTGCTCCACTTCCTCTCCCATTACACGATTGCAGTGAAACTCCCAATCAGGAATCGATTCGGGAGTAAAGAGGCCGACATAACACCCGAACCACGCATCAAGAGCATGAAAAATCCGTTCCTCCAGAGAGAGGACTTTCGTGTCCAGTGCGAGAGTCACCGCCTGCATACTGTCGTCAAGAGCCTTTTCAACAGAACATTTCAGAAGTTCATCCTTGTTCTGGAAATGGAAATACAGGCCTTGACGAGTGAGTCCTGCGGCTTTGGCGATATCCTCCATAGAGGTTTTTTTAAAACCATAGCGCAGAAAGGTCCGCAAAGCGATTTGCAGCACATATTCTTGTTTTTCCAAGTTTTCTTTTTTCATATGGAAAGCTTAATCTATTTGACACGTCTCGTCAAGGGTGTCTGTCCATCTCTTGACCGCGATTTTGTGAGGTCAGGTAGGAAACAAGATATAAAGTGACTTGACAATATTGACGTTAAGTGTAAAAATAGTATAAAAATGAGGCCGGTTCCGGGAGGGCCGACTTTCGCTGGGAGCGAGAATGAGATGGGAGAGCAAAATGATTTTAGCCGGGGAAGTGTTTGGAAGCACATTGTGAACCTGGCGGTGCCCATGACGGTGGCACAGATAATAAATGTTCTATATAATATTGTGGACCGGATTTATATTGGACATATCCCTGGGGCGGCTACGGATGCCTTGACGGGCGTGGGTCTGGCGCTCCCCATTATCACAATGATCAGTGCGTTCGCCAATCTTTTCGGGATGGGCGGCGCCCCGCTCTGCTCGATTGCAAGAGGCGCCCATGCATACAAAAGAGCGGAATCGATCATGGGGACGTCCTTCTTCATGCTCTTAGGTACAGGCATTCTTTTGACGCTCGCTTTTGAGACGTTCCGTACACCGGTTCTTCAGATGTTTGGCGCAAGCGCCCAGACGATGCCCTATGCGAATACATATATTGCGCTTTATCTGCTCGGCACCGTCTTTGTGATGATAAGCCTGGGGATGAACAGCTTCATCAATGCTCAAGGATTTGGCAAAACAGGGATGCTCACTGTTTTGATCGGGGCAATTCTGAACATTCTCTTGGACCCCATCTTTATCTTCGCACTCGACATGGGGGTGAAAGGGGCTGCGCTTGCGACTGTGATCTCACAGGGCATTTCCGCACTTTGGGTGCTTCGGTTCCTGACGGGGAAAAAGGCACTGCTGCGATTGCGCCTTGCGGCGATGAGACCGGCGCTGGAACATTTGAAAGAAATCCTCGCCCTGGGGATGTCCGGCTTTGTCATGTATATCTCAACGAGCATAGTACAGATTGTCTGCAACGTCTCCTTGGCGCGTTATGGAGGCGATCTGTATATCGGAGTCATGACGGTCTTGACCTCGATCAGAGAGATCGTATATACTCCATTGACGGGCCTCACAAACGGCGCACAGCCCGTGATCGGATACAATTACGGCGCAAAGGAATATGCAAGGGTGAAGCAGAGCATACGCATGATGACGGTGGCTTGTCTGGCCTTTACTTTGGCCGCCTGGGCGGCCGTCCTGCTGTTTCCGCATCGATTCATCCGGCTCTTCAACAGCGAGGACCTAATGTTGGAGGCCGGGGTCCCCGCCATGCATATCTACTTTTTCGGGCTTTTTATGGCGGCGTTTCAATTTTCAGGCCAATTTACATTTGTAGCGCTCGGAAGATCAAAAGAGGCAATTTTCTTCTCTACCCTCCGAAAGCTCCTGATCGTTGTTCCTCTGACGCTGATTTTACCAATGGTCGGAAACCTGGACGCGAACGGTGTGTTTCTGGCGGAGCCAATCTCCAATTTTATCAGCGGAGCGGCCTGCTATGCCACCATGTATTTTGTCGTTTGGAAAAGGATGCTCTCTAAACAAGAGGTCTGATTCCATGGAAAGACCCTGCGGGGAAGCCTCAAGAATCGCTTTTCGACGCCTCCCAGCCCAAGCGCCTGATTTCTCTCAAAAACCGCGAATTTGTACCGGCGGGCACTTGCATTTTGACAGGTGAAATCATATAATGAAGCAAGTTGTGAGGAAAACTGCGTTTGGAGGAGTCGCAATGAAGGAGCTATCCCCAATTGCCTCGGCGGTCCGTGCCTCGACCACCCTGGCAATTGATGCTATGTTCAAGCAGATGAAGGCGGACGGCGTGGATGTAATCGGATTTGGCGCCGGAGAGCCGGACTTTCCTACCCCGGATAACATCAAAGAGGCGGGAATCACCGCGATCCGGGAGAATTTTACCCGTTATACGCCGACGCCCGGTATTCCGGAACTGCGTCAGGCGGTCTGCGCCAGACTGAAGGCAGACTGCGGTCTCGATTATGTGCCGGCCCAGATCGTTGTGGCCAGCGGTGCCAAGCATGCTCTCTATGCCGCTCTCCATGCGTTGGTGAATCCGGGAGATGAAATCATTGTTCCTGCCCCTTTCTGGGTCACTTATTTTGAAATGGTCCGTATGATAGGGGGGATTCCTGTCATTGTCTCCGCCGATGAGTCCGAACACTTTAAGATCACACCGGAACGGCTTGCCGCATCCGTGACGCCCAAGACCAAAGCCATCCTTTTAAACAATCCCTCCAACCCTACAGGCATGGTGTACAGCAGGGAGGAACTCCAAGCGTTGGCGGCTGTGTGCGTTGAAAAGGATATCTATATTATTGCGGATGAGATTTATTATCGCCTGGTTTACGACGGCCGGAGCTTTACCAGCATCGCCAGCTTGGGGAAGGATGTAAAGGAACGGACCATCGTAATTAACGGTGTGTCCAAATCCTATGCTATGACCGGCTGGAGGATCGGATATGCTGCGGCGCCGGAGCAGATCGCGAGGGTCATGGCCAATTATCTGAGTCACTCCACCGCGGCGCCCTGCTCGATCGCGCAGAAGGCCGCCGTGGAGGCGCTGAATGGTCCCCAGGATACTGTGGAGGCCATGCGGAAGGCATTTGAGACGCGACGGAATCACCTTGTGGAACGGATGAACCGTATTCCAGGCGTAAGCTGCCTCAAGCCGGAGGGGGCTTTTTACGTGATGATGAATCTCAGAGAGCTGCTCGGCAAAACGCTACACGGAACTCCGATCCACGATGCCGACGATTTTGCCGACGTGTTCCTCAAACAGGGGCTGGTAGCCGTCGTGCCCGGGAATGGGTTCGGCGCGCCGGAATTTGTGCGCTGGTCCTATGCCACCTCTATGGAGAACATCGATGCGGGGCTGGACCGGCTGGAAAAATTCCTGGCAGAGTGAGCAACACTTGCGGAGCGGACCTTGTGTCCGCTCCCTTTTTGTGGTATGATGCTTTCAATCGAAAGATTGTGTGGGAGGTCGAACATGAGTAATACAAATATCTATGAGAGTCCGCTGTCCTCTCGATACGCCAGCGACGAGATGCTCTATCTATTTTCACCCGACAAAAAGTTTGCGACTTGGCGCAGGCTGTGGGTGGCTCTTGCGCGGGCGGAGATGGAGCTTGGTCTGCCTGTTACGAAGGAGCAGGTGGAGGAGCTGGAGGCCCATATAGACGACATCAACTACGAGGTGGCGGCGAAAGAAGAGAAGAAGCTGCGCCACGACGTCATGGCTCATGTTCACGCCTACGGCGCACAGTGCCCCAAGGCGATGCCCATCATCCATCTGGGCGCCACAAGCTGCTATGTGGGGGACAACACAGACATTATACTGATGCGGGAGGGCTTGATCCTGATTCGGGATCAACTGGTCCGCGTCCTCCACACCCTTGCCCGCTTTGCCGAAACCTATCGGGCGCTCCCGACCCTGGGCTTTACCCATTTTCAACCAGCGCAGCTGGTGACGGTGGGGAAGAGAGCCACGCTATGGATGAATGAGCTGCTGATGGATCTGGAGGAGGTGGAGCACCGGATCTCCACTTTAAAGCTGCTGGGGTCCAAGGGAACGACCGGTACCCAGGCCAGCTTCCTGGAGCTCTTTGAAGGTGACCATGAAAAGGTCAAACTGCTGGAGGAGAAGATCGCCAAGGAGATGGGCTTTACAGAGGTGGTGCCCGTGTCGGGGCAGACCTATTCGCGTAAAGTGGACGCCAATGTGCTAGCGACCCTCTCCGGCATTGCGCAGTCCGCCAGCAAATTTGCGACGGATCTGCGGCTGCTGTGTCATCTGAAGGAGGTGGAGGAGCCCTTTGAGAAGAATCAGATCGGTTCTTCCGCCATGCCTTATAAGCGCAATCCCATGCGCTGTGAGCGCATTTGCTCTCTGGCGCGCTATGTGATCGCCGACGCGCAGAATCCAGCGAT contains:
- a CDS encoding HD domain-containing phosphohydrolase, coding for MGKECEIIEAANGMRALETIRERNMEIDLMLLDIIMPELDGFKVLEVMNQWRWIVSIPVIMISAESVTSFVERAYELGVSDYISRPFDALIVRRRVVNTLMLYAKQKLMPEEFEVMKNHATVGAAMLKALPAYQDEALVKVAYETCRWHHERYDGRGYPDGLRGEDIPISAQIVSLADIYDALTSERRYKAALPHEKAVRMILDGACGAFHPLLIECLTEIAERIPAELRPRKARRQSEMQMYNVVEELLKQKDLGISGRALRLAEQEWEKIQFFASKAEEVRKAVERTVVKEYLGLGLSISIGGVHSVRLMVEAVKRADQRMYAAKTKRRGAPAGGR
- a CDS encoding fumarylacetoacetate hydrolase family protein, whose protein sequence is MELLTYQYKFFGPRAGMKLDDEVLDLTVLLNCRSSPISDIGALLRRFDAPVAAIQAALDSGAKQETLPLCEVSLCPPILHPASLRDSSLFEAHSNGTSKSNGHTTPPIWYERPIYFYENPNGLTGPEAVISRKAGSVTLDYEAELALVVGKSGRNVTAEHTLEHLFGVTVYNDWTDRAAGGQEVGFLGMHKSKDFAAGLGPWIVTMDEVMDRWNDGRLDLKVDVFVNGKQTTDSSTGTMYWTIPQLFEVITQDCTAVPGDVIGLGTVGGGCLAERGGTLPYLADGDTVEIRIERIGTLRQYVKR
- a CDS encoding TetR/AcrR family transcriptional regulator, whose protein sequence is MKKENLEKQEYVLQIALRTFLRYGFKKTSMEDIAKAAGLTRQGLYFHFQNKDELLKCSVEKALDDSMQAVTLALDTKVLSLEERIFHALDAWFGCYVGLFTPESIPDWEFHCNRVMGEEVEQSNAQFRRKLTAVILSSPETAHLAPLAETAVEMLWICGQKWKRTLDSHDAFAGKMREAIHLCCQI
- a CDS encoding MFS transporter — its product is MVLHSFLMYWIYGTLIGGGLSVLAAQYCGMTGLNSNLVTSVNTVGGFLSVAMTFLIGRWVIARGVRGITAFSCIGAAVGLCILGNGTSLGIYILWSVVSQGLYNGYSFTATNARIANWFPRKKGWVMGITIAGMMAASFTSVLFITVYSPKIGFTNVCYFLAAVIAMLGVVSLKWIVDTPEQCGLLPDNMPLTEREQQEFGGGTARQDWTARNLICCKDGLCYIVGFGLLFIATTGGITAFVPYMLERGYSQVDAVGLMSLTSLFSLAGSFIMGVLDTRLGTKKASLIFAALYVIGYSGAFALTGIDKLFLLPLWLAMASGGANANLMASTLVSQYGRANYASVWSVLFTGASLIRNLCYLLIGAIASLSGTYARVYLFWGIISAFSFVLLAVSNFKYRPVPQN
- a CDS encoding MATE family efflux transporter, translating into MNLAVPMTVAQIINVLYNIVDRIYIGHIPGAATDALTGVGLALPIITMISAFANLFGMGGAPLCSIARGAHAYKRAESIMGTSFFMLLGTGILLTLAFETFRTPVLQMFGASAQTMPYANTYIALYLLGTVFVMISLGMNSFINAQGFGKTGMLTVLIGAILNILLDPIFIFALDMGVKGAALATVISQGISALWVLRFLTGKKALLRLRLAAMRPALEHLKEILALGMSGFVMYISTSIVQIVCNVSLARYGGDLYIGVMTVLTSIREIVYTPLTGLTNGAQPVIGYNYGAKEYARVKQSIRMMTVACLAFTLAAWAAVLLFPHRFIRLFNSEDLMLEAGVPAMHIYFFGLFMAAFQFSGQFTFVALGRSKEAIFFSTLRKLLIVVPLTLILPMVGNLDANGVFLAEPISNFISGAACYATMYFVVWKRMLSKQEV
- a CDS encoding Hpt domain-containing protein; this encodes MGADYAEVLERLRDERLIRRYVLRFPDDPSYDALCRAMSGGRVEEAFLAAHTLKGITQSLGFGGLCTSASALTEALRNGARAEADRLLQSVTADYRRIVDSILRFQGEDGVGGTAEDIQAARNSGMDNTSQSRWT
- the guaA gene encoding glutamine-hydrolyzing GMP synthase, translated to MRQDMILVLDLGSEENPRLAREIRALGVYSEIHPHDITLEELKALPNVRGIILNGGANRVVDGVEIDVSKDIYNYEVPVLLADHKGDKPWPEDAQERKEALSNFVFGICGAQPNWNMDNFIADQIELIRQQVGDRRVLLALSGGVDSSVVAALLIKAIGKQLTCVHVNHGLLRKGEPEQVVEVFRHQMDANLVYVDAVDRFLDKLAGVDDPEQKRKIIGAEFIRVFEEEARKLEGIDFLAQGTIYPDIIESGTKTVKAVKSHHNVGGLPEDLGFQLVEPLKMLFKDEVRACGKALGLPDSMVYRQPFPGPGLGVRCLGAITRDRLEAVRESDAILREEFAKNGLEGKVWQYFTAIPDIKSVGVRDNKRADEWCVIIRAVNTVDAMTATVENVPFDLLRHITQRITDEVKGVNRVLFDLTPKPTGTIEWE
- a CDS encoding nitroreductase family protein, which codes for MDMLELIKSRRSTRKFLSRPVEEEKIDAIIEAGRYAPSGGNNQSCHFVVVEDGEKLNELAELVQREFSGMEYDAHTYASLVTSIQRSKQGNYTFHYHAPLLIIVTNQKGYGNAVADSACAIENMMLMANGLDLGSCWINQLRWLDENAALRTFLKNFQIGEAETVCGSVAIGYADTEDGLPPRTPLRRKGNSVTWIR
- a CDS encoding GGDEF domain-containing protein — its product is MVGRYRRTRAERIHLVADEDPAYRTQVRRTFDGRYRIAEAADSDAALEDIERYEGRLAAVILSLTIPGPGDFPVLKALQREKKFWDVPIIATAPTDDPMEETALEMGADEFIGKPHSQKKLLLRTIRAVKSASSQAREHLLRQEAHQDYLTGLLNRRGLLDAVQGLCEGDMPAALYLFDLDDLKRINDMLGHMEGDRMIRQFGALLRAHTRASDIVARFGGDEFVVVMRQMRGEESALEKGEKICRAFREAVFAEHTTVTCTAGVVLCEASKSVYEMIGRADQALYRAKNSAKGTCQLWKE